A region of Streptomyces sp. NBC_01267 DNA encodes the following proteins:
- a CDS encoding RNA-binding S4 domain-containing protein: MAADEGTVRLDTWIWSVRLTKTRSQAAAACRAGHARLNGERVKPAHPVQAGDEVRLFHAGRERIVEVSRTVRKRVGPPVAAECYVDNSPPPPPREATVDIPVRDRGTGRPTKRDRREMEQLRGDIRGR; the protein is encoded by the coding sequence ATGGCTGCAGACGAGGGGACCGTACGGCTCGACACCTGGATCTGGTCGGTACGGCTCACGAAGACCCGCTCACAGGCGGCTGCCGCCTGCCGCGCCGGTCACGCCCGGCTCAACGGGGAGCGGGTGAAGCCCGCCCATCCGGTGCAGGCGGGCGACGAGGTCCGGCTGTTCCACGCGGGTCGCGAACGGATCGTCGAGGTGTCGCGGACCGTGCGCAAGCGGGTGGGCCCGCCGGTCGCCGCCGAGTGCTACGTGGACAACAGCCCGCCGCCCCCGCCGCGCGAGGCCACGGTCGACATCCCGGTGCGCGACCGGGGCACGGGAAGGCCGACGAAGCGGGACCGGCGGGAGATGGAACAGCTGCGCGGGGACATCCGGGGGCGTTGA
- a CDS encoding MMPL family transporter — MAAIARWCIRHRLLTVLLWLLALGGTAAAAGVAGSAYSNDYEAPGTESGRATALLDQGFQGQGGDSDTIVWHTDEGSVRASGVEQRMTQTLNRIDGLPGIASVGAPQTSQDGHTAYATFTFDAQSDEIPKAQVQTVVDTAKAAEAHGLQVELGGSAIGLTQTTSAHTSEIIGVAVAALVLFLAFGAFAASLLPIATALVSVGTAYAGIELLGHVMTVADFAPMLGMLIGLGVGIDYALFIVTRHRKGLRSGLPVAESVTQSVATTGRAVVFAGATVCIALLGMLILRLSFLNGVAIAASLTVVLTVAASVTLLPALLSFIGMRALSRRERRRLAERGPQPELPTGFAARWSAFVERHPKLLGTFAATVMLVLALPTFGLHLGTSDQGNSPAGSTTRQAYDLLAKGFGPGVNGPLTLVAQLDGAGDRVALDRLPDQLRATPDVASVSPVTYNSSGDTAVLTVVPDSSPQSQKTSDLVDRLRTDVIPKAEDSTSLAVHVGGVTASYDDFAQVIVGKLPLFVGVVIALGCALLLLAFRSVGIPLKAAVMNVAAVASAFGVVVAVFQWGWGSELLGLGSAGPIEPFLPVIMVSVLFGLSMDYQVFLVSRMYEEWLETGDNRRAVRVGLAETSRVINSAAVIMISVFLAFVLSGDRVIAMFGIALAAAVALDAFVLRTLLVPALMHLLGGANWWLPGWLDRRLPRISIENPGCRTRAKIPQQPTTVPETAEPETMAAEKTLVEEKYVRDIAR, encoded by the coding sequence TTGGCAGCCATCGCGCGATGGTGCATCAGGCACCGCCTCCTCACCGTCCTGCTCTGGCTCCTGGCCCTGGGCGGCACGGCGGCTGCCGCCGGAGTCGCCGGATCCGCGTACTCCAACGACTACGAGGCACCCGGTACGGAATCGGGCCGGGCCACCGCCCTGCTCGACCAGGGCTTCCAGGGCCAGGGCGGCGACAGCGACACCATCGTCTGGCACACCGACGAGGGCAGCGTCCGGGCCTCGGGCGTCGAGCAGCGGATGACGCAGACCCTGAACCGGATCGACGGCCTTCCCGGCATCGCGTCCGTCGGCGCACCGCAGACCAGCCAGGACGGGCACACCGCCTACGCCACGTTCACCTTCGACGCACAGTCCGACGAGATCCCCAAGGCACAGGTCCAGACGGTCGTCGACACCGCGAAGGCGGCGGAGGCCCACGGGCTCCAGGTCGAACTCGGCGGCAGCGCGATAGGACTCACCCAGACGACCAGCGCGCACACCAGCGAGATCATCGGGGTGGCCGTCGCCGCGCTCGTCCTCTTCCTCGCCTTCGGCGCCTTCGCCGCCAGCCTGCTGCCCATCGCCACCGCACTGGTCAGTGTCGGTACGGCGTACGCGGGGATCGAACTCCTCGGCCATGTCATGACCGTTGCCGACTTCGCGCCGATGCTCGGCATGCTGATCGGCCTCGGCGTCGGGATCGACTACGCGCTCTTCATCGTGACCAGACACCGCAAGGGGCTGCGCAGCGGTCTGCCGGTCGCCGAGTCGGTGACGCAGTCGGTGGCCACGACCGGACGTGCGGTCGTCTTCGCCGGTGCGACGGTCTGTATCGCCCTGCTCGGCATGCTGATCCTGCGGCTGAGCTTCCTCAACGGTGTCGCCATCGCCGCCTCGCTCACCGTCGTACTGACCGTGGCGGCCTCGGTGACCCTGCTGCCCGCGCTGCTCTCCTTCATCGGGATGCGGGCGCTGAGCCGCCGCGAACGCAGACGGCTCGCCGAGCGCGGCCCGCAGCCCGAGCTGCCCACCGGATTCGCCGCCCGCTGGTCCGCCTTCGTGGAGCGGCACCCGAAGCTGCTCGGCACGTTCGCCGCCACCGTGATGCTGGTCCTGGCGCTGCCGACGTTCGGGCTCCATCTGGGCACGTCCGACCAGGGCAACAGCCCGGCGGGATCGACCACCCGGCAGGCGTACGACCTGCTCGCCAAGGGGTTCGGGCCCGGCGTCAACGGCCCGCTCACCCTGGTCGCCCAGCTCGACGGGGCGGGGGACCGGGTCGCTCTCGACAGACTGCCCGACCAACTGCGCGCGACCCCGGATGTCGCCTCCGTCAGCCCGGTCACGTACAACAGCAGCGGTGACACGGCCGTGCTGACCGTCGTCCCGGACTCCTCCCCGCAGTCGCAGAAGACCAGCGACCTCGTCGACCGGCTGCGCACGGACGTGATTCCGAAGGCCGAGGACAGCACGTCACTCGCCGTCCACGTCGGTGGTGTCACCGCGAGCTACGACGACTTCGCCCAGGTCATCGTGGGCAAACTCCCGCTGTTCGTCGGTGTGGTGATCGCGCTCGGCTGCGCGCTCCTGCTGCTGGCCTTCCGCTCGGTCGGCATTCCGCTGAAGGCCGCCGTGATGAATGTGGCCGCCGTGGCCTCGGCCTTCGGGGTCGTGGTCGCGGTCTTCCAGTGGGGATGGGGGAGCGAACTGCTGGGACTCGGCAGCGCCGGGCCGATCGAACCCTTCCTGCCCGTGATCATGGTCTCGGTGCTCTTCGGGCTCTCCATGGACTACCAGGTGTTCCTGGTGAGCCGCATGTACGAGGAGTGGCTGGAGACCGGCGACAACCGGCGGGCCGTACGGGTCGGCCTGGCCGAGACCAGCCGCGTGATCAACTCGGCGGCCGTCATCATGATCTCCGTCTTCCTGGCCTTCGTCCTCAGCGGTGACCGCGTCATCGCGATGTTCGGCATCGCGCTCGCCGCCGCCGTGGCCCTTGACGCCTTCGTGCTCCGTACGCTCCTGGTCCCCGCCCTGATGCATCTGCTGGGCGGCGCCAACTGGTGGCTGCCCGGCTGGCTGGACCGGCGGCTGCCCCGCATCAGCATCGAGAATCCCGGGTGCCGTACGCGTGCGAAAATTCCCCAGCAGCCCACGACCGTGCCGGAGACAGCAGAGCCGGAGACCATGGCGGCGGAGAAGACCCTGGTGGAGGAGAAGTATGTTCGCGATATCGCTCGGTGA
- a CDS encoding GNAT family N-acetyltransferase gives MFAISLGDGGELRPLEPWRAEEYLAHIDRGREFISQFVGLATAATDLVSARAFLQSYAEKQAADTGMLYGIWLDGTLVGGVLFRVFDSASGTCEVGCWLEPAGTGRGLVTRAVRVLIDWAVEERGMHRIEWEAASTNTASVKVAERLGMTREGVRRESYPHRGVRLDMEMWSVLADEWRAHRKR, from the coding sequence ATGTTCGCGATATCGCTCGGTGACGGCGGGGAGCTGCGGCCCCTGGAGCCCTGGCGGGCCGAGGAGTACCTGGCGCACATCGACCGTGGACGCGAGTTCATCAGCCAGTTCGTCGGACTGGCGACGGCCGCCACGGACCTGGTGTCGGCGCGGGCGTTCCTCCAGTCGTACGCGGAGAAGCAGGCCGCGGACACCGGCATGCTCTACGGCATCTGGCTGGACGGCACCCTCGTCGGTGGAGTGCTCTTCCGGGTCTTCGACAGCGCCTCGGGCACTTGTGAGGTGGGCTGCTGGCTGGAGCCGGCCGGAACGGGCCGCGGGCTGGTCACCCGCGCGGTGCGGGTGCTGATCGACTGGGCGGTGGAGGAGCGCGGAATGCACCGGATCGAATGGGAGGCTGCCTCCACGAACACCGCCAGTGTCAAGGTCGCCGAGCGCCTGGGCATGACCCGCGAGGGGGTACGGCGGGAGAGCTATCCGCACCGGGGCGTCCGGCTCGACATGGAGATGTGGTCGGTCCTCGCGGACGAGTGGCGGGCGCACAGGAAGCGTTAA
- a CDS encoding helix-turn-helix transcriptional regulator translates to MLGDVEFKSVSPVFVGRADELAALDGALAHAAGGEPQALLIGGEAGVGKTRLVEEFLDGACRAKAVVAVGGCVEIGADGLPYAPFSTALRALRRHLPQEMDDAIEGQEGELARLLPELGDTSGQTHHEDATARLFELTARLLERIAADRTVVLVLEDLHWADASTRHLLAYLFRTLSRGRIVVVATYRADDIHRRHPLRPLLAELDRLRTVRRIELSRFTRVEVVRQLTGILAAEPEPSLAQEIFERSDGNAFFVEELAVCSGSGSVSGISESLRDLLLVRVEELPEQAQRVARFVAEGGSTVEYPLLAAVTRLPEDDLIEALRAAVGANILIAVPDGDGYRFRHSLVREAVSDDLLPGERSRINRRCAEALEADPTLVRADARTTRLAGYWYYAHDAAKALPAVLLASAEARRRHAYAEQLRLLERAMGLWDSAPAQVRDGLRPIETADAYPAYGYGTGASALRYLDLLAEAAVAARFCGERERALKIIRKALRLMGEGENGPAALIGNGENGPATLVGQGDPLRAAWFWTECSKLVQGLARGNGWEEIATAQELVRGLPPSAVHAQVLATAAGWAMLHEPGPDSLAAAERAVDYARLVGAEEIELNARLTLGGLLVDSGDIETGLTTMYAAVNRSAELGLIGELCRAHTNLTSNLESIGCSGKAVAVAEAGVELAARYGLHDQEAWIRSNMTDSLLSLGRWDEASACAHRTLLAARSANPRGNACIQLAELALRRGERGTPAGYLESANGHFGTHDPMPQHSIPLARLTVAIAAAQGHIDEVRGALAEATEAGFPPGTQCYGWPLMLAAATAEANTRGLPTAEPGRPDALALIRSAAKRLATPVPLWDAYALHVTAELARAEGRDRPDQWAEAASALEPLEHPYELAQVRYQWAGALLAHGSDRELATALLRRSYATADRLGARPLGEEIELLAQRARVSLRADADEKAPAPTDPRPAVDGFGLTNREQDVLRLVAAGRSNRQIAEALFIAPKTASVHVSNILAKLGVAGRGEAAALAHRLRLFTDLGTDTATAIATATGTGAVAGSAVGGAAAGAPGSGG, encoded by the coding sequence ATGCTCGGCGATGTGGAATTCAAGTCAGTCAGCCCCGTATTCGTGGGTCGCGCCGACGAGTTGGCCGCCCTCGACGGCGCGCTTGCCCACGCGGCCGGCGGAGAGCCGCAAGCGCTGCTCATCGGCGGCGAGGCCGGGGTCGGCAAGACCCGGCTCGTCGAGGAGTTCCTGGACGGCGCCTGCCGCGCGAAGGCCGTCGTCGCGGTCGGCGGCTGTGTCGAGATCGGCGCCGACGGCCTGCCGTACGCCCCCTTCTCCACCGCGCTGCGGGCGCTGCGCCGCCACCTCCCCCAGGAGATGGACGACGCGATCGAGGGCCAGGAGGGCGAACTGGCCAGGCTGCTGCCCGAATTGGGCGACACCAGCGGCCAGACGCACCACGAGGACGCCACGGCCCGGCTCTTCGAGCTGACGGCCCGGCTGCTCGAACGCATCGCTGCGGACCGCACCGTCGTGCTGGTGCTGGAGGACCTGCACTGGGCGGACGCCTCGACGCGCCATCTGCTCGCCTATCTCTTCCGCACCCTGAGCAGGGGCAGGATCGTTGTCGTCGCCACCTACCGCGCCGACGACATCCACCGCCGCCACCCCCTGAGACCGCTGCTGGCGGAGCTGGACCGGTTGCGTACGGTCCGGCGGATCGAGCTGTCCCGCTTCACCCGCGTCGAAGTGGTCCGTCAGCTGACCGGCATCCTCGCAGCCGAACCCGAACCGTCCCTGGCGCAGGAGATCTTCGAGCGCTCCGACGGCAACGCCTTCTTCGTGGAGGAACTTGCCGTGTGCAGCGGCAGCGGCTCGGTCTCCGGCATCAGCGAGTCGCTGCGCGATCTGCTGCTGGTCAGGGTGGAGGAACTGCCCGAGCAGGCCCAGCGGGTCGCCCGCTTCGTGGCCGAGGGTGGCTCGACCGTCGAATACCCGCTGCTCGCGGCGGTGACCCGGCTGCCCGAGGACGACCTGATCGAGGCGCTTCGGGCCGCCGTCGGCGCCAACATCCTGATCGCGGTGCCGGACGGCGACGGCTACCGCTTCCGCCACTCGCTGGTGCGCGAGGCCGTCAGCGACGATCTGCTGCCCGGCGAACGCTCCCGTATCAACCGCCGCTGCGCCGAGGCACTGGAGGCCGACCCCACGCTCGTACGGGCCGACGCGCGCACCACGCGTCTTGCGGGCTACTGGTACTACGCCCACGACGCGGCGAAGGCCCTGCCCGCCGTACTCCTGGCCTCCGCCGAGGCGCGGCGCCGACACGCCTACGCCGAGCAACTGCGGCTGCTGGAACGGGCGATGGGGCTCTGGGACAGCGCGCCCGCCCAAGTACGAGATGGGCTGCGGCCGATCGAAACCGCCGACGCCTACCCGGCCTACGGCTACGGAACCGGCGCCTCCGCGCTGCGCTATCTCGACCTGCTCGCCGAGGCGGCGGTCGCCGCACGTTTCTGCGGCGAGCGCGAACGCGCCCTGAAGATCATCAGGAAGGCCCTGCGGCTCATGGGGGAGGGCGAGAACGGCCCTGCCGCGCTCATCGGGAACGGCGAGAACGGCCCTGCCACGCTGGTCGGGCAGGGAGACCCCCTCCGCGCTGCCTGGTTCTGGACCGAGTGCTCGAAGCTGGTGCAGGGCCTGGCACGCGGTAACGGCTGGGAGGAGATCGCCACCGCCCAGGAACTGGTGCGCGGACTGCCCCCGTCCGCGGTCCACGCCCAAGTGCTCGCCACCGCCGCAGGCTGGGCCATGCTCCACGAGCCGGGCCCGGACAGTCTGGCCGCCGCGGAGCGGGCGGTGGACTACGCCCGGCTCGTCGGCGCGGAGGAAATCGAACTGAACGCCCGGCTCACGCTCGGCGGTCTGCTGGTCGACTCAGGCGACATCGAGACCGGCCTCACCACGATGTACGCCGCGGTGAACCGCTCCGCCGAACTCGGCCTGATAGGCGAACTCTGCCGCGCCCATACCAATCTGACATCGAACCTGGAATCCATCGGCTGCTCCGGCAAGGCGGTGGCCGTGGCCGAGGCCGGGGTGGAACTGGCAGCCAGGTACGGCCTGCACGACCAGGAGGCCTGGATCCGCAGCAATATGACCGACTCGCTCCTCTCGCTGGGGCGTTGGGACGAGGCATCGGCCTGCGCCCACCGCACCCTGCTGGCCGCGCGGAGCGCCAACCCTCGTGGCAACGCCTGTATCCAATTGGCGGAACTCGCCCTGCGACGCGGCGAACGGGGCACGCCTGCCGGATATCTGGAGTCCGCGAACGGGCACTTCGGCACACACGACCCGATGCCTCAGCACTCGATACCGCTGGCCCGGCTCACCGTCGCGATCGCAGCGGCACAGGGCCACATCGACGAGGTCCGGGGCGCGCTCGCGGAGGCGACGGAAGCCGGATTCCCGCCCGGGACCCAGTGCTACGGCTGGCCGCTGATGCTCGCCGCAGCCACCGCCGAGGCCAACACCCGGGGCCTACCGACGGCGGAGCCGGGGCGCCCGGACGCCCTGGCCCTGATCCGCTCGGCGGCGAAACGGCTGGCCACCCCGGTACCTCTCTGGGATGCCTACGCCCTGCACGTCACCGCCGAACTGGCGCGGGCCGAGGGCCGGGACCGGCCGGACCAGTGGGCCGAGGCAGCCTCTGCCCTGGAGCCGCTGGAGCATCCGTACGAGCTGGCGCAGGTCCGCTACCAGTGGGCCGGAGCCCTGCTCGCGCACGGTTCCGACCGGGAGCTGGCGACCGCCCTGCTCCGCCGGAGCTATGCCACGGCCGACCGGTTGGGCGCCCGGCCACTGGGGGAGGAGATCGAACTCCTGGCTCAGCGGGCCCGGGTCTCTCTCCGCGCGGACGCGGACGAGAAGGCCCCGGCACCGACGGACCCGCGCCCGGCTGTCGACGGCTTCGGCCTCACCAACCGTGAGCAGGACGTACTGCGCCTGGTCGCTGCGGGCCGTTCCAACCGCCAGATCGCCGAAGCCCTGTTCATCGCGCCGAAAACGGCGAGCGTGCACGTCTCCAACATCCTGGCGAAGCTGGGAGTCGCGGGCCGCGGCGAGGCAGCGGCACTGGCCCACCGGCTGCGTCTGTTCACAGACCTTGGCACGGACACTGCCACAGCCATCGCCACGGCGACCGGCACGGGCGCCGTGGCCGGCAGCGCCGTGGGCGGTGCCGCTGCTGGTGCGCCCGGTTCCGGCGGTTGA
- a CDS encoding DUF6191 domain-containing protein — MFNMIEQLFSPGRKHTEDENKRLELSRVDLNDGDPGHGPIDLDSGTVIIRREEQPPAQ, encoded by the coding sequence ATGTTCAACATGATCGAGCAGCTGTTCTCGCCCGGACGTAAGCACACCGAGGACGAGAACAAGCGGCTGGAGCTGTCCCGGGTCGATCTCAACGACGGCGACCCAGGGCACGGACCGATAGATCTGGATTCGGGCACGGTGATCATCCGGCGAGAGGAACAGCCTCCAGCTCAGTGA
- a CDS encoding PQQ-dependent sugar dehydrogenase, with protein MNSSCAVVEGIRTVQRPAVTAVLAASVLLSLAGCSAGGGGALSAPDRSPGSHPAASASVSPSASVPPAKGSVKVVSTLATGLRSPWGLAVLPEGDLLVSSRDEATITRVDAKSGKKTLVGKVAGVAPAGEGGLLGIALSPSYATDHLVYAYFTTASDNRIARMLYDEKQPPGEQLGAPDTVFKGIPKGTVHNGGRIAFGPDKMLYAGTGETGDRDLAQDKKSLGGKILRMTPDGQPVHGDPWPDSVVYTYGHRNVEGLAWDKDDRLWASEFGDHTWDELNLIQPGKNYGWPEEEGKGGKPGFVNPVEQWKPAVASPSGIAYAEGSIWMAALRGERLWRIPLNGDRPSATPQSFLQGKYGRLRTVVSAGGNRLWLVTSNTDSRGKPGPSDDRILQLEVS; from the coding sequence ATGAACAGTAGCTGTGCTGTCGTCGAAGGGATCAGAACCGTGCAACGTCCAGCTGTGACAGCCGTGTTGGCGGCATCCGTGCTGCTGTCGCTGGCCGGGTGCTCCGCCGGGGGCGGCGGGGCACTCTCCGCACCGGACCGGAGTCCTGGTTCACACCCCGCCGCCTCCGCCTCGGTCTCCCCGTCAGCCTCTGTACCCCCGGCGAAAGGCTCGGTGAAGGTGGTGTCGACCCTCGCCACGGGCCTCCGGTCGCCATGGGGTCTCGCCGTGCTCCCTGAGGGAGATCTGCTGGTTTCCTCACGTGACGAGGCCACGATCACCAGGGTCGACGCGAAGAGCGGCAAGAAGACCCTGGTCGGGAAGGTGGCGGGGGTCGCCCCGGCCGGCGAGGGGGGCCTGCTGGGGATAGCGCTCTCCCCTTCGTACGCCACGGACCATCTGGTCTACGCGTACTTCACCACCGCCTCCGACAACCGCATAGCGCGCATGCTGTACGACGAGAAGCAGCCCCCGGGTGAGCAGCTGGGAGCACCCGACACGGTCTTCAAGGGCATCCCCAAGGGGACCGTCCACAACGGCGGGCGGATCGCCTTCGGCCCGGACAAGATGCTCTACGCGGGCACGGGCGAGACCGGCGACCGCGACCTGGCCCAGGACAAGAAGTCGCTGGGCGGGAAGATCCTTCGGATGACACCCGACGGGCAGCCGGTGCACGGTGATCCCTGGCCCGACTCCGTCGTCTACACCTATGGGCATCGCAATGTGGAGGGGCTGGCCTGGGACAAGGACGACCGTCTGTGGGCCAGCGAATTCGGGGACCACACCTGGGACGAGTTGAATCTGATCCAACCGGGGAAGAACTACGGCTGGCCGGAGGAGGAAGGCAAGGGCGGGAAGCCGGGCTTCGTGAACCCGGTGGAGCAGTGGAAGCCTGCGGTCGCCTCACCGAGCGGCATCGCCTATGCCGAGGGGTCGATATGGATGGCGGCTCTGCGCGGCGAGCGGCTGTGGCGTATCCCGCTGAACGGGGACAGACCTTCAGCGACACCGCAGTCCTTCCTCCAGGGCAAGTACGGACGGCTGCGCACGGTGGTGTCGGCCGGGGGAAACCGGCTGTGGCTCGTCACGAGCAATACGGACTCACGTGGGAAGCCCGGCCCGAGCGACGACCGGATTCTCCAGCTGGAGGTGAGCTAG
- a CDS encoding aldo/keto reductase — translation MERRTIGAAALEVGAIGLGCMPMSWAYTGSQQRGDRSLRAVHAALDAGSSLLDTADMYGPFTNELLLGRVLKERRTDVFVSTKCGLLAGEQHIVANGRPGYIRRACDASLRRLQTDVIDLYQLHRPDPEVPVEETWGAMAGLVAAGKVRALGFCAIGARASRRSGARLYDTTVSQLERVQQVFPVSAVQAELSVWSPEALDRLLPWCEARGIGFLAAMPLGNGFLTGTLTPGMGFEPDDVRARHPRFTAEMMAANQPVVSGLRRVAERHGATPAQVALAWVLEQGAHVVPVAGTKQERWAVENARAAELVPTTEDLREIAELPAARGSWD, via the coding sequence GTGGAGCGCAGGACAATCGGGGCGGCAGCGCTCGAAGTGGGCGCGATCGGGCTCGGCTGCATGCCGATGAGCTGGGCGTACACCGGCTCGCAGCAGCGCGGGGACCGGTCTCTGCGTGCCGTGCATGCCGCGCTCGACGCCGGCTCGTCCCTGCTCGACACGGCCGACATGTACGGGCCATTCACCAATGAGCTGTTGCTGGGTCGGGTACTGAAGGAGCGCAGGACCGATGTCTTCGTCTCGACCAAGTGCGGGTTGCTGGCGGGCGAGCAGCACATCGTGGCCAACGGCCGTCCCGGCTACATACGCAGGGCGTGCGACGCCTCGCTGCGGCGGCTACAGACCGATGTGATCGACCTGTACCAGCTCCACCGGCCCGATCCCGAGGTCCCGGTGGAGGAGACGTGGGGCGCCATGGCCGGGCTGGTGGCCGCGGGGAAGGTGCGGGCCCTGGGGTTCTGCGCGATAGGGGCGCGAGCCTCCCGGCGTTCCGGTGCGCGGCTGTACGACACGACGGTCAGCCAGCTGGAGCGGGTGCAGCAGGTGTTTCCGGTGAGCGCGGTGCAGGCCGAACTGTCCGTGTGGTCACCGGAGGCGCTGGACAGGCTGCTGCCGTGGTGCGAGGCGCGGGGAATCGGTTTTCTGGCCGCGATGCCGCTGGGGAACGGTTTCCTCACGGGGACGCTCACGCCCGGGATGGGTTTCGAGCCGGACGACGTGCGGGCCCGGCATCCGCGGTTCACCGCCGAGATGATGGCGGCGAACCAGCCGGTGGTCTCAGGACTCCGGCGGGTCGCCGAGCGGCACGGAGCGACGCCCGCGCAGGTGGCGCTGGCGTGGGTGCTGGAGCAGGGGGCCCATGTGGTGCCGGTGGCGGGGACCAAGCAGGAACGGTGGGCGGTGGAGAATGCCCGCGCTGCGGAACTGGTGCCGACGACGGAAGATCTGAGGGAGATCGCGGAGCTGCCGGCCGCGCGGGGTTCCTGGGACTGA